A single region of the Pseudomonas sp. GGS8 genome encodes:
- a CDS encoding DUF2845 domain-containing protein has translation MGAQWLMSLALALAAGQAAAADTLRCGSQLISVGDRSSEVLKKCGQPIARDGLGYKRSANRREEFQVEEWTYGPNSGMYQYLRFEGNRLVQITSKRGN, from the coding sequence ATGGGCGCGCAATGGCTTATGAGCCTGGCCCTGGCGTTGGCTGCCGGCCAAGCCGCGGCGGCCGATACCCTGCGTTGCGGCAGTCAATTGATCAGCGTCGGGGACAGGTCCAGCGAAGTGCTGAAAAAATGCGGACAGCCCATCGCCCGCGACGGGCTTGGCTACAAGCGCAGCGCCAATCGCCGGGAAGAGTTTCAAGTCGAGGAATGGACCTACGGGCCCAACAGCGGGATGTACCAGTACCTGCGCTTTGAAGGAAACCGGTTGGTTCAAATCACTAGCAAACGCGGTAATTGA
- the yacG gene encoding DNA gyrase inhibitor YacG: MSQTPTVDCPTCGAPVEWSPESKFRPFCSDRCKLIDLGAWASEEHKIPVSPDAEDELFSEDFDPRH, encoded by the coding sequence ATGAGCCAAACCCCGACCGTCGATTGCCCAACCTGTGGTGCCCCTGTCGAATGGAGCCCCGAAAGCAAGTTCCGGCCGTTCTGTTCGGACCGTTGCAAACTGATCGACCTGGGCGCCTGGGCGTCGGAAGAACACAAGATCCCGGTGAGCCCGGATGCCGAAGACGAACTGTTCAGCGAAGACTTCGACCCGCGTCACTGA
- a CDS encoding A24 family peptidase: MSLNEFLSLDPLAFVITALVVGLLIGSFLNVVVWRLPKMLEREWRLQAHDVLDIPAEAPGPTYNLILPHSECPHCGHRIRAWENIPILSYLFLRGRCSHCAAPISKRYPLTELACGLLSAFVAWHFGFGWQACMVLVLSWGLLAMSLIDAEHQLLPDVLVMPLMWLGLILNSFGLFVSLHDAFWGAVAGYMALWTVFWLFKLITGKDGIGYGDFKLLAMLGAWGGWQILPMTILLSSLVGAILGLILLRLRDAKTSTPLPFGPYLAIAGWIALLWGGQITGFYWQFVGLK, encoded by the coding sequence ATGTCCTTGAACGAATTTCTGAGCCTCGACCCGCTGGCCTTCGTGATCACAGCATTGGTGGTCGGCCTGCTGATCGGCAGCTTTCTTAACGTGGTGGTCTGGCGCCTGCCGAAAATGCTTGAGCGTGAATGGCGACTACAGGCCCACGACGTACTGGATATACCAGCCGAAGCCCCTGGCCCGACTTACAACCTGATACTGCCCCACTCCGAGTGTCCCCACTGCGGCCATCGGATTCGAGCGTGGGAAAACATTCCAATACTCAGTTATCTGTTTTTACGCGGGCGATGCTCACACTGCGCGGCGCCGATCAGTAAACGTTACCCGCTGACCGAACTGGCTTGCGGCCTGCTGTCGGCGTTCGTCGCCTGGCATTTCGGTTTCGGCTGGCAGGCCTGCATGGTCCTGGTCCTGAGTTGGGGACTATTGGCGATGAGCCTGATCGATGCCGAGCATCAACTGTTGCCGGACGTACTGGTGATGCCGTTGATGTGGCTGGGGTTGATCCTCAACAGCTTCGGGCTCTTCGTATCACTGCATGATGCGTTCTGGGGTGCGGTGGCCGGCTACATGGCGCTGTGGACGGTGTTCTGGCTGTTCAAGCTGATCACCGGCAAGGACGGCATCGGTTACGGCGATTTCAAGCTCCTGGCGATGCTCGGCGCCTGGGGCGGCTGGCAGATCCTGCCCATGACCATTCTGTTGTCATCGCTGGTAGGGGCCATTCTCGGGTTGATTTTGCTGCGCCTGCGGGATGCAAAAACTTCGACGCCGCTACCCTTTGGCCCCTATCTGGCCATTGCCGGCTGGATTGCCTTGCTCTGGGGTGGTCAAATAACCGGCTTCTATTGGCAGTTTGTCGGTTTGAAATGA
- a CDS encoding energy-coupling factor ABC transporter permease: MIGAELLSSETLTVGWLIYVPVLLWAVVRAPWVELFSDSRRQHLLFGTVFALFMLWLVRRDFDTGVSYHFIGMTAVTLLLDWPLAIVGGLVAQTGLVLLGRQDLAAVGVNGALLVLLPVLVTECCAILVERAQPRNPFVYIFCSGFFAAALSALLCLILTLALLWYDERFVMPYWLEDFVGYLWLLIFPEAFINGMVISALVVFCPEWLETFNRTRYLSAPWKDDDPKS; encoded by the coding sequence ATGATCGGTGCCGAGTTACTGTCATCCGAAACCCTGACGGTGGGGTGGCTGATCTATGTCCCGGTGTTGCTCTGGGCCGTTGTACGAGCCCCGTGGGTCGAGTTGTTCAGCGACAGCCGCCGCCAGCATCTGTTGTTCGGTACGGTGTTCGCGCTGTTCATGCTGTGGCTGGTGCGACGGGACTTCGATACCGGCGTGTCCTATCACTTCATCGGCATGACCGCCGTGACCTTGCTGCTGGATTGGCCGTTGGCGATTGTCGGCGGGTTGGTCGCACAAACTGGATTGGTGTTGCTCGGGCGTCAGGACCTGGCCGCTGTCGGGGTCAATGGCGCTCTACTGGTTCTGCTGCCGGTGCTGGTCACCGAGTGCTGCGCCATCCTGGTGGAGCGCGCGCAGCCGCGTAATCCCTTTGTGTATATCTTCTGTTCCGGTTTTTTTGCCGCTGCGCTGTCGGCCTTGTTGTGCCTGATCCTGACACTTGCGCTGCTGTGGTACGACGAAAGATTCGTCATGCCGTACTGGCTGGAAGACTTTGTCGGTTACCTGTGGCTGCTGATTTTTCCGGAGGCATTCATCAACGGCATGGTGATCAGCGCGTTGGTGGTGTTCTGCCCCGAATGGCTGGAGACGTTCAATCGCACGCGCTATCTATCGGCGCCCTGGAAAGATGACGATCCCAAGTCTTGA
- the pilB gene encoding type IV-A pilus assembly ATPase PilB yields the protein MNDIALSGLAKQLVLAELITDQSAQQAYQQAQRNRVSLVSYLVQNKLLKSWQVAEVASEHFGMALLDLNCLDKDTQPKGLVSEKLIRQHHALPLWRRGNKLFVGVSDPSNQQVINDIQFSTGLNTEAILVEEDKLSDAIEKFFDSHATGLEEMADVDLDGLDIESVDDQKQDAIAGQDTDDAPVVRFVHKMLLDAIKSGSSDLHFEPYEKSYRVRMRTDGILHEVAKPPTQLANRIASRLKVMASLDISERRKPQDGRIKMRLSKSKSIDFRVNTLPTLWGEKVVIRILDPSSAQMGIDALGYEPEQKDLYMAALKQPQGMILVTGPTGSGKTVSLYTGLNILNTVNINISTAEDPVEINMEGVNQVNVNPRQGMDFAQALRSFLRQDPDVIMVGEIRDLETAEIAIKAAQTGHMVLSTLHTNSAAQTLTRLHNMGIQGFNIATSVSLIIAQRLARKLCSHCKKPIEIPRETLLKEGFPEERIGSFTIYEPVGCDQCNAGYKGRVGIYEVVKNTPDLQRLIMAEGNSLEIDLQMRKDGFNDLRTSGLLKAMQGITSLEEINRVTKD from the coding sequence ATGAATGACATTGCCCTTAGCGGTCTGGCCAAGCAATTGGTACTGGCCGAGCTGATCACTGACCAAAGTGCGCAACAGGCGTATCAGCAAGCCCAACGCAATCGAGTCTCACTGGTCAGCTATCTGGTGCAGAACAAACTGCTGAAAAGCTGGCAGGTCGCCGAGGTGGCTTCGGAGCATTTCGGCATGGCCCTGCTGGACCTCAACTGCCTGGACAAAGACACCCAACCCAAGGGACTGGTCAGCGAAAAACTGATCCGCCAGCACCACGCCCTGCCCCTCTGGCGACGCGGCAACAAACTGTTCGTGGGGGTTTCCGATCCGAGCAATCAACAAGTCATCAACGACATCCAGTTCAGCACCGGGCTGAACACCGAAGCCATCCTGGTTGAAGAAGACAAGCTCAGCGACGCCATCGAAAAATTCTTCGACAGCCACGCCACCGGCCTGGAAGAGATGGCCGATGTCGACCTCGACGGTCTGGACATCGAGTCGGTCGATGACCAGAAACAGGACGCCATCGCCGGACAGGATACCGATGACGCGCCCGTGGTGCGCTTCGTCCACAAGATGTTGCTCGATGCAATCAAGAGCGGTTCTTCCGACCTGCATTTTGAACCCTACGAGAAATCCTACCGCGTGCGGATGCGCACCGATGGCATCCTGCATGAAGTCGCCAAGCCACCGACGCAACTGGCTAACCGCATTGCTTCCCGGCTCAAAGTCATGGCTAGTCTCGACATCTCCGAGCGGCGCAAACCTCAGGACGGGCGGATCAAGATGCGTCTGTCCAAGAGCAAGTCCATCGACTTCCGGGTCAATACCCTGCCGACCCTGTGGGGCGAAAAAGTGGTGATCCGGATCCTCGATCCGTCCAGCGCGCAAATGGGCATCGACGCCCTCGGCTATGAGCCCGAGCAGAAAGACCTGTACATGGCTGCCCTCAAGCAACCCCAGGGGATGATCCTGGTGACCGGGCCCACCGGTTCAGGCAAGACCGTGTCGCTCTATACCGGGCTGAACATCCTCAATACCGTCAACATCAACATCTCCACTGCCGAAGACCCGGTGGAAATCAACATGGAGGGCGTCAACCAGGTCAACGTCAATCCCAGGCAGGGAATGGATTTCGCCCAGGCGTTGCGCTCGTTTCTGCGCCAGGACCCGGACGTGATCATGGTCGGCGAAATCCGTGACCTCGAAACTGCGGAAATTGCCATCAAGGCCGCCCAGACCGGGCACATGGTGCTTTCCACCCTGCACACCAACAGCGCCGCGCAAACCCTGACCCGCCTGCACAACATGGGGATTCAGGGCTTCAACATTGCGACCTCGGTCAGCCTGATCATTGCCCAGCGCCTGGCGCGCAAATTGTGCAGCCATTGCAAGAAGCCCATCGAGATTCCCCGCGAGACACTACTCAAGGAAGGCTTCCCCGAGGAACGCATCGGCTCGTTCACGATCTATGAACCGGTTGGTTGCGATCAATGCAACGCTGGCTACAAAGGGCGAGTGGGGATTTATGAAGTGGTAAAGAACACCCCTGACCTGCAACGGCTGATCATGGCCGAAGGCAATTCACTGGAGATTGACCTCCAGATGCGCAAGGACGGCTTCAACGACCTGCGCACGTCGGGCCTGCTCAAGGCCATGCAAGGCATCACCAGCCTTGAAGAAATCAACCGGGTCACGAAGGACTGA
- a CDS encoding type II secretion system F family protein translates to MAVKAAKISVYAWEGTDRKGAKMTGELTGQNPALIKAQLRKQGINPGKVRKKSASIFSAGKRIKPLDIALFTRQMATMMKAGVPLLQSFDIIGEGFDNPNMRKLVDEVKQEVAAGNSFAAALRKKPQYFDELYCNLVDAGEQAGALDTLLERVATYKEKSESLKAKIKKAMTYPLAVVFVAIIVTGILLVKVVPQFQSVFSGFGAELPAFTVMVIGLSEFMQDWWWMILGVLAGGIFGLRYAFKNSPGFRDRMDTWLLKLPLVGALMYKSAVARYARTLSTTFAAGVPLVEALESVAGATGNIVFKRAVLRIKQDVSTGMQLNFSMRTSGIFPTMAIQMTAIGEESGALDDMLDKVASFYEAEVDNMVDNLTSLMEPFIMVVLGVIVGGLVVAMYLPIFQLGSAI, encoded by the coding sequence ATGGCGGTCAAAGCAGCGAAAATCAGCGTGTATGCCTGGGAGGGTACAGATCGCAAAGGCGCGAAAATGACTGGCGAGTTGACCGGACAAAATCCCGCGCTGATCAAGGCCCAGTTGCGCAAGCAGGGTATCAATCCGGGTAAGGTGCGGAAAAAGTCCGCGTCCATTTTCAGTGCCGGCAAGCGCATCAAGCCCTTGGACATTGCCCTGTTTACCCGGCAGATGGCGACCATGATGAAAGCCGGCGTACCGCTGCTGCAATCGTTCGATATCATCGGCGAAGGCTTCGATAACCCGAACATGCGCAAGCTGGTGGACGAGGTGAAACAGGAAGTCGCGGCCGGTAACAGCTTCGCCGCGGCGCTGCGCAAAAAGCCCCAGTATTTCGATGAGCTGTACTGCAACCTGGTGGATGCCGGGGAACAGGCCGGGGCTCTGGACACCCTGCTGGAACGGGTGGCGACCTACAAGGAAAAGAGCGAAAGCCTCAAAGCCAAGATCAAGAAAGCCATGACCTACCCGCTGGCCGTGGTGTTCGTCGCGATCATTGTGACCGGGATTCTGCTGGTCAAGGTTGTACCGCAGTTCCAGTCGGTATTCTCGGGGTTCGGTGCCGAGCTGCCGGCGTTCACCGTGATGGTCATCGGTTTGTCGGAGTTCATGCAGGACTGGTGGTGGATGATACTCGGCGTGCTGGCTGGGGGGATCTTCGGCCTGCGCTATGCCTTCAAGAATTCCCCAGGCTTTCGCGATCGGATGGACACCTGGCTACTGAAACTGCCGTTGGTTGGCGCGCTCATGTATAAGTCCGCCGTGGCCCGTTACGCCCGCACCCTGTCGACGACGTTTGCTGCCGGCGTGCCGCTGGTCGAAGCCCTGGAGTCAGTGGCGGGCGCGACCGGCAATATCGTGTTCAAGCGAGCGGTGTTGCGCATCAAGCAGGACGTTTCGACCGGCATGCAGCTGAATTTCTCCATGCGCACCTCCGGCATCTTTCCGACAATGGCGATCCAGATGACGGCCATTGGCGAAGAGTCCGGCGCGCTGGACGACATGCTCGACAAGGTCGCGAGTTTCTACGAGGCCGAGGTGGACAACATGGTCGATAACCTGACCAGCCTGATGGAGCCATTCATCATGGTGGTGCTGGGGGTTATCGTCGGCGGGCTGGTGGTTGCAATGTACCTGCCCATCTTCCAACTCGGCTCAGCGATCTGA
- the coaE gene encoding dephospho-CoA kinase (Dephospho-CoA kinase (CoaE) performs the final step in coenzyme A biosynthesis.) has product MNTPVEKPWILGLTGGIGSGKSAAAQHFIDLGVHVVDADHAARWVVEPGRPALAKIAEHFGPGVLQADGQLDRAALRKLIFEVPDERRWLEALLHPLIAEEIAHHLAKAQSPYAILVSPLLIESGQYAMTQRVLVIDAPEQLQIERTLQRDQTSEQQVQAILKAQSSRQERVSHADDVVVNDRDLAWLRSEVERLHHFYLTLRGGQS; this is encoded by the coding sequence ATGAATACCCCTGTGGAAAAACCCTGGATTCTCGGCCTGACCGGCGGCATCGGCAGCGGCAAAAGTGCGGCCGCGCAGCACTTCATCGACCTCGGCGTGCACGTGGTGGACGCCGATCATGCGGCTCGCTGGGTGGTCGAACCCGGTCGCCCGGCACTGGCGAAGATCGCCGAGCACTTTGGTCCCGGCGTGTTGCAGGCCGATGGCCAGCTGGATCGTGCGGCCCTGCGCAAACTGATCTTCGAGGTGCCGGATGAACGCCGCTGGCTCGAAGCCCTGCTGCATCCGTTGATCGCCGAGGAAATCGCCCATCATCTGGCCAAGGCACAATCGCCTTACGCGATTCTGGTTTCGCCGCTGCTGATCGAGTCCGGGCAGTACGCCATGACCCAACGGGTCCTGGTAATCGATGCCCCGGAACAGTTACAGATCGAACGCACCTTGCAGCGTGACCAGACCAGCGAACAGCAAGTCCAGGCGATCCTCAAGGCTCAGTCCAGCCGACAGGAGCGCGTGAGCCACGCCGACGATGTGGTGGTCAACGACCGCGACCTCGCCTGGCTGCGCAGCGAGGTCGAACGCCTGCATCACTTTTACCTTACTTTGCGTGGAGGCCAGTCATGA
- a CDS encoding class I SAM-dependent rRNA methyltransferase has protein sequence MSSLNQALRAALDRRQDLLAELHQQGTDCYRLFHGSQEGAGGLTVDRYGPQLLVQSFHQALERDALLQLHETVNQQLGLDTLLVYNDRSRGNSRIDREDTVYRADEAALQDLIGHEWGLNYRVRGRHAGQDPLLFLDLRNARGWVKAHSKNKSVLNLFAYTCGVGLSAAAGGASEVCNLDFAEGNLAVGRENGLLNPQLPTMEFIQSDYFPAIRQLAGLPISQRRGQKLPSYQRLDPRQYDLVLLDPPAWAKSAFGTVDLLRDYQSLLKPALLTTADDGVLICCNNLAKVSMDDWREQVLRCAEKAGRPVREWTALTPGSDFPSMDQQPPLKTLILQL, from the coding sequence ATGTCTTCCTTGAATCAGGCGCTGCGCGCCGCCCTCGATCGTCGCCAGGACTTGCTCGCCGAGCTGCATCAGCAAGGCACCGATTGCTATCGCCTGTTCCATGGCAGCCAGGAAGGTGCCGGCGGTTTGACCGTCGACCGTTACGGCCCACAACTGTTGGTGCAAAGTTTTCATCAGGCGTTGGAGCGTGACGCCCTGCTGCAACTGCACGAGACCGTCAATCAACAACTGGGGCTCGATACCCTGCTGGTGTACAACGACCGCTCTCGCGGCAATTCGCGCATCGACCGCGAAGACACCGTCTACCGCGCCGACGAAGCGGCCCTGCAAGATTTGATCGGCCACGAATGGGGGCTGAACTACCGGGTTCGCGGACGCCATGCCGGTCAGGATCCGTTGCTGTTTCTCGACCTGCGCAACGCCCGCGGCTGGGTCAAGGCGCACAGCAAAAACAAAAGTGTGCTGAACCTGTTTGCCTACACCTGTGGCGTCGGCCTGAGTGCCGCGGCCGGGGGTGCCAGCGAGGTGTGCAACCTGGACTTTGCCGAAGGCAACCTAGCGGTCGGCCGCGAGAACGGTCTGCTTAACCCGCAATTGCCGACCATGGAATTTATCCAGTCCGATTACTTTCCGGCGATTCGTCAATTGGCCGGTCTACCGATCAGCCAGCGTCGCGGCCAGAAGCTGCCGAGCTATCAACGCCTGGACCCACGTCAATACGATCTGGTGCTGCTCGATCCACCGGCCTGGGCCAAGAGTGCTTTCGGCACGGTCGACCTGTTGCGCGACTACCAGAGTCTGCTCAAACCGGCGCTGCTGACCACTGCCGACGATGGCGTGCTGATCTGCTGCAACAACCTGGCGAAGGTCAGCATGGACGATTGGCGCGAACAGGTTTTACGCTGCGCAGAGAAGGCCGGACGCCCGGTGCGTGAGTGGACAGCGCTGACACCGGGCAGCGACTTTCCGTCGATGGATCAACAACCACCGCTGAAAACGCTGATCCTGCAGCTCTGA
- a CDS encoding BON domain-containing protein gives MKKFAIAAATATALTLTMANAAFAQTTQTTQAPMVLAAGEVTKAEEATSDTWITTKVKADLVTEKGIPGTDIKVETNKGVVSLSSMTVLTEAQKTTAVAIAKKIKGVKAVSADGLKAN, from the coding sequence ATGAAGAAGTTCGCTATCGCTGCCGCTACTGCTACCGCGCTGACCCTGACCATGGCCAACGCTGCATTTGCACAGACCACCCAGACCACCCAGGCTCCTATGGTGCTGGCTGCCGGTGAAGTGACCAAAGCCGAGGAAGCTACTTCCGATACCTGGATCACGACCAAAGTCAAAGCAGACCTGGTGACCGAAAAAGGCATTCCAGGCACTGATATCAAAGTCGAAACCAACAAAGGTGTTGTTTCCCTGTCTTCCATGACCGTTCTGACAGAAGCTCAGAAAACAACCGCCGTGGCTATCGCCAAGAAAATCAAAGGCGTCAAAGCGGTGTCCGCTGACGGCCTGAAAGCCAATTAA
- a CDS encoding pilin, with product MKNQNGFTLIELLIVVAIIGILATFALPQYSKYQARAKVTAALAEISALKVPFEDIINQGTDPTLALIGGTATTGNCTITASGTSSSGVGTIACTILNAPGPVLSKTITLSRTLAGGWTCATTALQEYAPKGCTGT from the coding sequence ATGAAAAATCAAAATGGTTTTACCCTGATCGAACTGCTGATCGTGGTGGCGATCATCGGGATTCTGGCGACGTTTGCGTTGCCGCAGTACTCGAAGTACCAGGCGCGAGCGAAGGTTACCGCAGCGCTGGCAGAAATCTCGGCACTGAAAGTCCCTTTTGAAGACATTATCAATCAAGGTACCGATCCTACCCTCGCCCTGATCGGCGGTACGGCGACTACAGGTAATTGCACGATTACGGCATCGGGTACCTCCTCTAGCGGCGTGGGCACTATTGCCTGCACGATCCTCAATGCTCCAGGGCCTGTGCTCAGCAAAACCATTACGCTTTCGCGTACCCTCGCCGGTGGCTGGACTTGCGCTACGACGGCTCTACAAGAGTACGCACCTAAAGGCTGCACCGGTACCTGA
- a CDS encoding DUF748 domain-containing protein, which produces MPYSKALRFRQMKPHMPKGLIRAIGALLTALALYSLLGFLILPGIALRVANQQLANYATTPATIQRIELNPFSLEVTLWGLVIGEPGKEQVGFERLYANLQIDSLWTKALHLSDIELDKSKTEIRFSKDGTLNLIGLFKIPASEPTPVDPNAKPFPLRVERIKLAGGYVHFEDARPSEPIEFLYDKLDFELKNLSTLPDDNADMTLVAVGPSGGQIDWTGNFSLTPIASEGKLKVTDGQMKAWWPYVRDALPLVLENGVLNLSTDYKLNLNKGTELLLSNVAVSIAPFAIKAPDGRPLAKLERLDISDTTVDLAKQQVVVGKIRSQKLETWAALEADGQLDWQKLFASQPTKQAAKANAEPASTPAAADSPKQPPAPSKPWQVLLKDVQLRNYRVHLADRKAQPAVALELGPLNLDLQNFDSLNGSPFNLKLDTGVGKQGKIMADGTVNLAPISAKLNVQTRDIDLRVAQSYINPFIRLELRSGMLGSDLAVDLKSTEPLAFSVTGKAQIDQLHTLDTLKTRDFLKWQQLALEGLNYQHGDSLSIDKVNLFQPYARFMINDDRTTNIDDLLIPQPADSGAATTTTAAAKPAAGKEKPLGIHIGSIAINDGSANFADFSLTPNFATAVQQLNGNIGTIDSRHVKPASVDVKGKVDRYAPVTIKGSVNPFNPMASLDIATSFKRVELTTLTPYSGKFAGYRIRKGRLNLDLHYKITNGQLLAENKVVVEQLQLGEKVDSPDAVSLPLKLAIALLKDVDGKISIELPVSGDLNNPQFSIMPIIWQTLRNLIVKAAAAPFKMIGGLVSGGGSEDLGTVAFAPGSSDLSQDAEATLIKLSQALKERPALRLEIEGTAAKSSDGPLLAEQRLEREYQYNYYKMLQRRGDKVPAQASLLQVPDNEKGPLLEGIYRTRLKIQPPAEWKDLGKEERNKKMRESVIDFWSSSEVLLRQLGQERASSIKDYLVDKGQLADDRVYFIDANLGEAESDGRVVTAMHLDAE; this is translated from the coding sequence ATGCCATACTCCAAGGCACTCCGATTCCGACAGATGAAGCCACACATGCCCAAAGGATTGATTCGCGCTATCGGCGCCTTGTTAACAGCCCTGGCGCTATACAGCCTGCTGGGGTTTCTGATTTTGCCGGGCATCGCGTTGCGGGTTGCCAACCAACAATTGGCCAACTACGCCACGACGCCCGCGACGATTCAGCGAATCGAACTCAACCCGTTCAGCCTTGAAGTGACCCTTTGGGGTTTGGTCATCGGCGAGCCGGGCAAGGAACAAGTGGGCTTCGAACGCCTGTACGCCAACCTGCAGATTGACAGTCTGTGGACCAAGGCGCTGCACCTGTCCGATATCGAACTGGACAAATCCAAGACGGAAATCCGCTTTAGCAAGGACGGCACGCTCAACCTGATCGGGCTGTTCAAAATCCCCGCCAGCGAACCGACCCCGGTCGACCCGAATGCCAAACCTTTTCCGCTGCGCGTGGAGCGAATCAAACTGGCCGGCGGCTACGTGCACTTCGAAGATGCCCGGCCCAGCGAGCCGATCGAATTCCTCTACGACAAACTCGATTTCGAGCTGAAGAACCTCAGCACCCTGCCCGACGACAACGCCGACATGACCCTGGTCGCGGTCGGCCCGTCCGGCGGGCAGATCGACTGGACCGGCAATTTCAGCCTGACCCCGATCGCCTCCGAAGGTAAGTTGAAAGTCACCGACGGCCAGATGAAAGCCTGGTGGCCCTACGTGCGCGATGCGTTGCCGCTGGTCCTGGAAAACGGCGTCCTGAACCTGAGCACCGACTACAAACTTAATCTGAACAAGGGCACCGAACTGCTGCTGAGCAACGTCGCCGTCAGCATCGCGCCTTTCGCCATCAAGGCTCCGGACGGCCGACCGCTGGCGAAGCTCGAACGGCTGGACATCAGCGACACCACCGTGGATCTGGCCAAGCAGCAAGTGGTGGTCGGCAAGATCCGCAGCCAGAAACTGGAAACCTGGGCCGCCCTCGAAGCCGATGGGCAACTCGACTGGCAAAAACTGTTCGCCAGCCAACCGACCAAACAGGCGGCCAAAGCCAACGCCGAGCCCGCCAGCACACCGGCCGCAGCCGACTCACCAAAGCAACCACCGGCACCGAGCAAGCCTTGGCAGGTGCTGCTCAAAGACGTGCAATTGCGCAATTATCGGGTGCATTTGGCCGACCGTAAGGCGCAACCCGCCGTGGCGCTGGAGCTGGGCCCGCTGAACCTGGATCTGCAAAATTTCGACAGCCTCAATGGCTCCCCTTTCAACCTCAAGCTCGACACGGGCGTGGGCAAGCAAGGCAAGATCATGGCGGACGGCACGGTCAATCTGGCCCCGATCAGCGCCAAACTGAACGTGCAGACCAGGGACATCGACCTGCGCGTCGCCCAGTCCTACATCAATCCGTTCATTCGCCTCGAACTGCGCAGCGGCATGCTGGGCAGTGATCTGGCGGTCGACTTGAAAAGCACCGAGCCGCTGGCGTTCAGCGTCACAGGTAAAGCCCAGATTGATCAGTTGCATACCCTCGACACCCTGAAAACCCGTGACTTCCTCAAGTGGCAGCAGTTGGCGCTCGAAGGCCTGAACTATCAACACGGCGACAGCCTGTCGATCGATAAGGTCAACCTGTTCCAGCCCTATGCGCGCTTCATGATCAACGATGACCGCACCACCAACATCGATGACCTGCTGATCCCGCAACCGGCCGACTCCGGCGCCGCAACGACCACAACCGCCGCAGCCAAACCGGCAGCCGGAAAAGAAAAACCGCTGGGCATCCACATTGGCAGCATTGCCATCAATGACGGTTCGGCAAACTTCGCCGACTTCAGCCTGACGCCGAACTTCGCCACGGCCGTCCAACAACTGAACGGGAACATCGGCACCATCGACAGCCGCCACGTAAAACCGGCCAGCGTCGACGTCAAAGGCAAGGTCGACCGCTATGCACCGGTGACCATCAAGGGCTCGGTCAACCCGTTCAACCCAATGGCCAGCCTGGACATCGCCACCAGTTTCAAACGGGTGGAACTAACGACCCTGACGCCCTACTCCGGCAAGTTTGCCGGCTACCGCATCCGCAAGGGCCGGCTCAATCTGGATCTGCATTACAAGATCACCAACGGCCAGCTCCTGGCCGAAAACAAAGTGGTGGTCGAGCAGCTGCAATTGGGTGAGAAAGTTGACAGTCCGGATGCCGTAAGCCTGCCGCTGAAACTGGCGATTGCCTTGCTCAAGGATGTCGATGGAAAGATTTCCATTGAGCTGCCGGTGAGCGGCGACCTGAACAACCCGCAATTCAGCATCATGCCGATCATCTGGCAGACCCTGCGCAATCTGATCGTGAAGGCGGCCGCGGCTCCGTTCAAAATGATTGGCGGGCTGGTCAGCGGCGGTGGTTCAGAGGACCTGGGTACCGTGGCGTTTGCACCAGGTTCAAGTGACTTGAGCCAGGACGCCGAAGCGACACTGATCAAACTGTCCCAGGCGCTCAAGGAGCGTCCGGCCCTGCGCCTGGAAATCGAAGGCACTGCCGCCAAGAGCAGCGACGGCCCGCTGCTCGCCGAGCAACGCCTGGAACGGGAATACCAGTACAACTACTACAAAATGCTCCAGCGCCGCGGTGACAAAGTGCCGGCCCAGGCTTCATTACTGCAAGTGCCTGACAATGAGAAAGGCCCGCTGCTTGAAGGGATCTACCGCACGCGCCTAAAGATCCAGCCCCCCGCCGAATGGAAGGATCTGGGCAAGGAGGAACGCAACAAGAAAATGCGTGAAAGCGTGATCGACTTCTGGAGTTCCAGCGAGGTGCTATTGCGCCAACTGGGGCAAGAACGGGCCAGCAGCATCAAGGACTACCTGGTGGACAAAGGGCAGTTGGCCGATGACCGCGTGTACTTCATCGACGCCAACCTCGGCGAGGCCGAAAGCGATGGCCGCGTGGTGACGGCCATGCATCTGGATGCCGAATGA